In Isosphaera pallida ATCC 43644, the sequence TCGTTTGATCCGCGAGGGATTGCGTTACCACAGCGCTCAGGTGCCCTGGCGGGTTCTCCTGGTGGACAACGCGATGGAGACCCGCGACTTCGACATCGCGTTGGATCAGGCGTTGGCGATTTCCGAGATCAATGGAGTGCGGGTCGAGGTGTTGGAACGCATCGCCGAACAATTCAAAGAGATTCCCGAAGGCGGGATCCGCACCGTCAAACGCCTGGTCTTTGCCGAACGCGCTGCCAAGAAGGATCTGCGCAATCCGTTGTTTCTCAAGGAGGGAGCGCGGGCTTCGCTGTTGTTGGGTCGTCGAGAGCAGGCGGAGGCCAAGCTGAAACAACTGACCCCCGACCAGGGACCGGAAAAGAACGGCGAGGCGGCCTACTTGATGGGCATCTGCCGGGCGCTGACCAAGAACACCGAGGAGGCGCAACGACTCCTCGCGCAGGCCTATCGACTTCAACCCGACCTGATCGAAGCCTACGCCGCCCATGCTGCGTTGTTGCGTGGCCAGATGTCGGATGAGGCATTCCACTCGCCCATTGAGCGCCGCCCTCTGGAGGAGGTGTTGGAGCGGGTGATCCGGGCCAACCCTGGGCGGGCTCAGGCTTATCTGGTGCGGGCTTCGTTCGGGGTGGACGCGGCCCAAATCGCCGCCGATCTACGCAAGGCCGCCCAACTCGCCCCCAACGACCCCGAAGTGGTCTTCGCCCTGGCGGCTCTGCTTCAACGCGAAGGACGAACCGAGGAGGCGATCGAGCGGGTTCGCCCGGTCTTCGATGCCCAACCCGACCATCCGGTGCTGTCGCGCGCTCTGACTGGTTTGCTGCTGTCCCGTGGCGACACCGACGAGGCGGTGGCGGTCTTCCGCCGTCACCTCGACGCAGCCCCCGACCTCGTGGAGGACCGCCTGGCGATGGGTGAATTGTTGCTCGGGCTGGAACGCCTCGATGAGGTCCGAACCCTCCTCGAACAGTGGCCCGAGTCCAAGCTGTTGGCAGCCCGCAAGAGCTTCCTGCAAGCCCAGCTGCTGGTCGCCGAACGCAAGTTCGGCGAGGCAATCGACCTGTTGGAAACCCAGGTGCTGCCCGAATTGTCTAACGACAAGCCGGTGGCTATGCGGGCCGCACAACTCCTGGCCTCTTGCCATGAGGCGTTGGGTCATCCCGAGGATCAACTCAAAGCGCTGCGACAAGCCATTGCGCTCAACCCCGAGGCCGATTCCGCCCGCGCCCAACTCGGACTGGCGTTGCTGCGCCGCGGCCAGTTCGAGGACGCGCAACGCCAGTTCAACACGCTGGTTGGCCGTCGCGACGACGCTCTGGTGACCATCGCGTCGCTCCACCTGATCAAGACCCTGCGCCAGCCTCCCGAGATCCGAGACTGGTCGGTGGTGGAACGATCCCTGGCCGAAGCCCGTGCTGCGGACCCCGACTCGCCCCGCCCCAGATTCATCCAAGCCCAGATGTGGGTGGCGCGCGACGAGCTGGACCAAGCCGAACGGGAACTCACCCAGCTCCGTCAGAAGTTCCCCGAGTTCCCCGACGCCTGGCCCCTGTCGATCGCCTTGGCGCGGGGACGGAACAACCTCTCCCAGGTCCGGGCGCTTCTGGTTGAAGCCGGCAACGCGCTGAGCGACCCCGAAGTCCGGGCCCGCACCCTCATCGCTGGTTGGCTAGCGGCCCGTCTGCCCGAATCGAGCGACGAGCTGGAAAAGCTGGCCCGCTCCCTGATGGACGCCGAAGCCGCCACCGCCACGGTCTCCCGCACCAAGCTAACCGAGACCACCCCGTTCAAACCGATCTCGGGTGAAGCGCTGGCTCGCCTGGTCGATGCCGTCGCGGTCCTCTCCGGCGACGAACGCGCCTTGACGGTCTTCGAGACCCTCCGCCAGCGACGACCCGACGACGTGGCCCTCTGGCTGGCGGCGCTGCCCCTGGCGCTTCGTAACAGCGACCTCAAGCTGCTCGAGCGGTTCCGGGACGTGGTCCGAGTCGGCGAGGGCCAAACCGGGGTTTGGTGGCGTCTGGCCGAGGTCTCCCGCCTGCTGATCGAGGCCCGTCAACGCAAAACCACCGACCTGTCCACCGTGCCCGACCTGCTGAGCCAACTCGATCGGGAACGACCCGACTGGACCATCCTTCCCCTTCTCAAGGCGGAATACGCCGACCTGCGCGGCAACGAACCCGAGGTGATCCAGGCACTTCAGGCCGCCCTCAAGCTGGAACCCACCAACTTCGCCATCGCCCGCCGTCTGGTCGAACGGTTGCAACGCCGTCAACGCTGGAACGAACTGGACGAGGCGATCCGCTTGGTGGAAACCCAGGCGGGACTCCCCTCCGACCTGCTCCAGGCCGCCCTCGATTTAGCGCTGCGTCGCAACGACGCCAAACGCGCGACCGAACTCACTCAACGGCTCAACCGCGCCCAAACCACTGCTCAGGCCAAACCCGAGGATCGCCTGCGGTTGGCCCGGGCCTTGGCGATGGCCGGACGCGACCAGGACGCCCGCGACGCCCTCAAGGAAGTGATCGACCAGGTTCAAGCCCACCCCGCCCGCGCGGCGGAAGCCTGGCTGGTGTTGGTAGAACTGGCCCAACGCCAAGGGGAGGCGGCGGAAGCCGGGCGTATCCTGGAGGAGGCGGTCATGCGGCTGCCCGAGGCGGAACGCCCCTTATTCCGCGCCCGCGGCTTGGCCCTCATGGGGCGGGGCGACGAGGCGACCGCCGCCTACGACCACCTTCTGGAGACGCGCGCCGCCCAAGCCAAGGCCAACGGCGATGCCGAAGCCCCCCTGGCCGACCTCCTGTTGATCCGGCTGGAAAAGGCGCGGGTCCAGGTATCGCTCAAGCGGTTCGATCAGGCCGAGGCCGACCTTCGAACGCTGCTGGGCGAAGCCTCCTCCCGCCCCGCCAATCAGGACCGGGGCCGCCTGGTCGCCGAACTGATCCCCGAGATTCGCCGGTCGCTGGCCGAGGTGTTGGCCCTCTCCGAACGACCGCGAACCCTCGCTCTGATCGACGAGGCCGCCAGCCTTCTGGAGCAAAACCTTCAGGTGCGCGACGTTCTAGAGGATCGTCGGATGTTGGGTCTGGTCCTGACTCAGATTCCAGCCCGCCAGGCCCAGGCCAAGGAACTGCTCGACCAGGTCGCCGCGGTCGATCAATTGCGGCCCAACGAGCAATACGCCCTGATCGTCCTGCGCGAGGCGCGTTGCGACTGGCCCCAGGCGAGGCCGCTGATCCGCGAGATGGTCGCGGCCCGTCAGGCCAGTCCCGCCCAAATGCACTTCTTCATCGACATGGCCCTGATGCGCCAGGATCTCGACCTGGCCACCGAGGTTCTGGAGGGACTCAGAGCCGTGGCTCCCAAGGGGGATGCCAAAGCCCAACGCTCGATTAAGGTGGCTGCTGCCCGGCTCGAACACGCGCGCGGAGCGACCGAGCAGGCCCGCAAGATGGTCGCGGATCTGGTTCGCGTCGATCAACTCGACCCGGTCGCCACCGCCAACCTGCTGAAGGAAATGGGGGACTTCGTGGCCGCCGAAGCGGTGTTGAGACAAACCTTGGCCACGACCCCTCAGCCCCAGGCCCGAATCCCGCTGCGGGTCGCGCTGGCCCGCTTGGCGGCCCTCCAGCGTCGTCACGCCGAAACCCTCACGGCCGCCCGCGAACTCCTGGAAGAACGTGACTGCCCTCCCCGCGTGGTGGGAGAACTGCTGGCCTCGTGGGCGCTCCAGGCCCAGCCGCCAGCCGAGTTCCGCAGTCAAGCGCTGGCCTGGATCGAGTCGCTGCCGGATCGGATCGACCCGGTTCCCTTCCTTACCCCCGCGGCGCTTCTGCTCGATGCCGAGGGGCGTCACGCCGAGGCGATCGCCAAGTATCGTCTTTTGCTCCGCAGTGAACCGCAAAACTTCCCCGCTCTCAACAACCTCGCCTATCTGCTGGCACTAACCGAGACCGATCTCGACGAGGCTTTGGAATTGATCAACCGCGCCCTGGTGCTCAATCAGCGGATCTCGAGCGTTCTGGACACCCGCGCCGTGGTGCTGCTGGCGCGCCGGCAAACCTCGGAGGCCATCCGGGATCTGCTCAAAGTCGTGGAAGATCGTCCCAGCAAGTTCGCCCTCTTCCACCTGGCGCTGGCCTATGACCAGGAACGCAAGACAGACACTGCGCGGGACTTTCTCGACCGCGCGCTGGCCGCCGGTCTGACCGCCGAGGACTTGCACCCCCTAGAACGTCCCAAACTAGCTCGATTGCTCCGAGGCGACGAGGAGGACGATCAGAACCAGGATGGGCGGACCTCCTCAACCAGCCCCGCCGATCCAAACGCCCGTTGACCCTCGCCACGCCCGTTCCGATCGCTTTCGGACTCCTCCCGGCCGCCAAGTCTCCACGCCGGGCCGTCATGGACCACGACAATGACGACAGCAAGGAAGGGAGGTCGGTTGAAAAATCCCTGACTCGATCACTTGGGAACGGAACCATCCCTCCCAGGTGTCGTTAACCCGGTTTCATCCGCCAGGCCGTTCACCAATCCCCACCCTGCTCCGAGCAGGACGTGGAGCCGTCCGCTTAGCGCAGGTTCTTTCCCAGACGTGTTCGGATCGATTCCGGCGTATTTGTCCCCCGCTACCCCGGATCGACACACTCTTGAATGGTTCGTTCTCCTTTCGTTTTTCCTCATCCAAACAAAATCCATGGACGCTTTCCATCCCAAGTCGCCGGACGGATCCCCGCCCCGTTCCTCCGTCACTCCCGGCTCGGTCGGGGGAGCCTCCTCGCAACCGGAAGAAGGTCCGCCTGTCGGGGGGGGGGGAATGGGCGCGTCTGGATCCCGTCCCTTGCCGCAACCACATCCCCTGCCGGGTCGGATGCCCCTGGGTGGTCGATCGACGTCCCCCCCGCCCACCTCCCCTTCCCAAGGGTTCCATAAGCTCGCCGGACGTTCCAAATCGTTAGGCAAAATCCTGGCCAAGGGAGACTTCAAACCGTCCGAAGCATCCGAGCAGGGACCACGGATGCCCCACCTCCCCCGCCATCCCCTCAACGAACCGGCTGGTCAGATCGAAGCGCGGCGGTTGATGGTGATCGTCGGAGTGGTGCTGCTGGTGGCGATCACAGGGGTCGGCGCGTTGGTGGGGCCGAGCTATTACCAACGCTTCCAAACCCGCCAGACCCGCATCAATGCAATCGAGAAGATCCGGGAGAGTCTGACGCGCAAGGATTTCTCCCAAGCGATCGCCATCAGCGGTGAATTCCTCAAAGCCAATCCTGGCGACTTCCGACTGCCTGCCGAACTCAACACGATCCTGTTGACCTCGCTGGACGAACTCAGCGACGATCAGGCCCGTGAGGCGATCGTTGTCCTCAACGAGGCGCTGAGGTATCATCCCCAACAGGTGCCTTGGCGCGAAACGGTTCGGAAACTGGCGGTCAAGACGCGCGACTTCGAACAAGCCGCGACTCAGGCATTCCGGCTGGCGACGACGCCCCGGGTCGATGTCAAGTTCATTGAGGACGCGCTAGACGATCTGGCCAAACTAGGCGACTCACCGTTTTGCCGCTACCAACGGTTTGCCATCGCAGAGGCAGCGGTCAAGAACACGCTCAACAACCCGACGATCACCCGTCGGGCAGTCAAGGCGGCGCTTGACGTGGGCCAATTCGAGACCGCCTCGAAATTGTTCGAGGGGATCCACAAAGGGAGCGACAACGACGCGGAACTCCTCTACTTCCAGGGGGTGTTGGCCTCGTCGCAACGGCGGTTGGAGCGCAGCCTGGAACTGTTGAACGCGGCGATCGCCAAGGATCCCGGCTTGCTCGACGCTCACGCCGCTCGTTTGGCGGTGCTGGCGTCGGACCCGACGACCCGCGGCCAGATCGACGAGGCAGTCTCGGCGATGCTGGCGGCCAACCCCGGCCAAGCCCGCGCGCATCTCATTGCCCATCAGATCTACCGGGGGATCAACCCGGATCGGGCCCAGATCGAAATCGAGCGGGCCGGCGAACTCGAACCCCTCCATCCCGAAGTGGTTCTCACGCGGGCACGCGAAGCGATCAAAGCCAACCAAATCGCCTCGGCGATCGCGTTGATTCAGCAGGGTTGGAATGTTCAGCCGATGGACGACCGACTGCCAGTCCTGCTGGCCTCGCTCTACGTGAGCGAAGGCAAGCCGGAACTGGCCATCGACGTCCTGGAACGGGCGATGAAGTCGCTGTCGTTCTCGATTCCGATCCGCGAAAGCCTGGCCGACACCTACCTCGTCGCCAACCGCCTGGACGATCTGGACAAGTTCCTCGCAGCCTGGCCCAAGAGCGACAACCCGCTCAACGAGTCGGCCAAGGACTACATGAAAGCCCTGGCCCTAGTGGCCCGGTCCCGACCCAGCGACGCCCTGCAAATCCTCGACCCGCTCATCACCCGCCTAAGCGACGAACCAGAGCGTCGCATCCGGGCGTTGCTGCTGGCCGCCCGCTGCCACGCCGAACTCGGACGTCTGGACGACCGCATCCGGGCTCTGTCCCAAGCGGTCGCCTCGCTGAACGAACCGCTCCGGAACCTGGTGGAGCGGGATCGCGGTCAGAACCAAGTCAACGACTCGTTTGCGAACATGATCCGATCCGCGGCCCTCGAAGCGGCCGCCTTGAGCCTCAACCGAGCCACCATCCAAGACGAGTTGGCCCGCGACTGGGTCCAAATCGATCGAGCCATTTCGGAGGCAATCCGGCTCAACCCGGGCGACCCAGCGGCGGAATTGATGCGGGTCCAAGCGATGTTGCTGCGGGGCCAGGTCGAACAAGCCGACCAACTCCTCGCCTCGTTGCGCGGCCGTTATCCCCAAAACCCAGTGGTTTGGAGCTCCTCGGCGGTGCTGACCCATCGACGGGGCGACCCGGCTGGTGGGCGCGACCTGGTGCGTCTGGCCCGTCAAACCATCCTTGACCCCGTCGAATCCCTCCGCGCCCAAATCGACGCCTACGCCCTCATGGGAGACAAGGAATCCCTCGCCGCCCTCAAACGCCTGGTGGGTGAAGTCTCAGGTCTTCCTCCCGAATCACGTCGGCCCCTCGCGTCGCGCATTCTACAAATCCTCCTGGCCTCCGAAGGAGCCGATGCCGCTTCCGAAGCACTCGAGCAACTAGCCCAAGCCGATCCCGACAACCCCGAGTTGATGCGGTTCGACCTGGAACTGGCAATGGCCCGCCGGGACGAGGAGGCGTTGAGCCGTCTGCGCGACCAGTTCCGACGGGTTCAGGGGCCCGACAGTCGTGAGGCCAGCCTCGCTGATGCCGCTCGGTTGATGCTCCGCCACATCCAAGCCGTCAACCGAAGCCAGACCGGTCCCACGCCGTTGGCTGAGAACTCGGCCCCACCGCCAGCGGACGCGGCCTCTTCCCCGGAGTTGACCCAAGCCCGCGCGATTTTGGAGAAACTCGCCCGCTCCCAACCCGACTGGTACACCGTCTGGCTCTTCCTAGGGGATCTCGCAGTGCTGGAGCGCAAGTCCGACGAGGCGATCGCCCACGGCCGCAAAGCGCTCGAGTTGGCCCCCGACAACCTGCGGGCAGGTCGCTTTCTCGCCAATCAGTACGCCCTAGCTGGACGTTGGAAGGATCTCGATGAACTGATCGCCCAGCTTGAAACGAAAATCCGGCTCACTGACGACCTGCGTGCTATGGCCGCTGAAGTGGCCATCCGACGCGGCAACCTGCAACGCGCCCAGGATATGTCCAAAGCACTGGACGACACCAGCCTCGCCGGTCTGGTCACCAAAGCGCGGATCGAACAGGCGTCCGGTCAGGCGATCAACGCCATCGTTACCTACCGTAAAGCCCTCACCCTCTACCGCAAGCTGCTGCCCGAACAACGCGCGGCTCAGGCCGAGATTGCTTCGGAAATCTATCCCCTTCTGGTCGAGCAGTTGCGTGTTACCAACGCTGCCCCTGAAGCTCGCGCCCTCATGAGGCAAATCGAACGCGATCTGCCCGACCCCGTGCTGCGCGAGTTCACCCTAGCCCGCTGTCACCATGTTCTGGAGGAATACGACCAGGCGCAAGCCCTCTACGACAAAGTGCTGGCCCAGCGTCCCGAGTTCGGCCGAGCGTTGATCTGTCGGGCGATTTTGGGAGCCAACCGTCGTCAACTCGACCAGGCCGAGGCCGACCTCAGACGCACCCTGGCCATCGCCAACCTGCCCGCGGCGATTCAAATCGAAGCCCGCCGCAAACTAGCCGAACTGATTCTGATCGGCCCCTCCTCCGATCCCGCCAAGCTGGCGGAGGCGCTCAAGTTGATCGAAGCCAACAGCCTGATCCTGGGAGAAACTCTGGAGGACAAACGGCTGCGGTCGATCGGCCTGATCCGCCTGCCCGATCAGGTGCCCGCGGCCATCGCGCTGCTGGAGGAGATCGCCCGGCTGGAGCCGCTCAAACCGATTGAGCGGTTCCTACTGGCCCTCGCCTACGAGGCCCGTTGCGATTGGCCCAAAGCGCGACCGATGTTCACACAATGGCTCAATGATCGCGACGCCGTGCCCGCGCAACTGGAAATCGCTGCCCGAGTTTTCCTGGATCGCAAGGATCGGGAACTCGCCTCGATCGCCCTAAGCCGCTTGACTGAGCCCCAGCCTGGCATGTCGTCAGAGACACCACCGGCCCCCTCCCCCCGGATCAAGGCGTTGCAGGCGCGGTTGGCCCACCTCAAGGGAGATGCTCGCACCGCGACGACGCAACTCGATCAACTCGAAAAGACCCGGGCCCTGCCTGACCTGGAGCTGGCCGCGCTCTGGGAGTCAATCAATCAACCCGAGCGTGCCGAATCCCTGCTGCGCCGAGCCGCCCAGGCCCGCGACGCCACCGGCCCGCTCGCCCGCGGCCAACTCGCCGGGTTCCTCGCCCGCCGGGGCCGGGCCGCCGAAGCGCTCGAACGCCTCAAGGCGGGCCTTGGCGAGTTTCCCAATCCGGTCATCACCGACCTGGTTGGCCAAATCCTCGACCCCCGCTCAGGAGTCAACGAAGCCATCCTCAGCGAATTGGAGTCGATCGTCGAAGCACGGATTAAGCAGGACGAACGGAACAACCTAGCCGACTTCGGCCTGGCGCTGGCTCTCATCCGCGACACCCGCGGCCACCACGCCGAAGCGGCCGCCACGTACCGCCAAGTCCTCGCCATCCAGCCGGACAACTTTGTGGTCCTCAACAACCTCGCCTTCCTCCAGGCTCTGGGAGCCGACGCCGAAGGCACCCTCGCCGAGGCCCGTCGCAATATCGATCGCGCGATGAACTTCACCCGTCGGGTCGGCGACTTGATGGACACCCGCGGGTTAGTCCTACTCAAACAAGGGGAGGCCGATTCAGCCATTCAGACCCTTCTCAAGGTCGTCGGCGATCGCGATGACCCCGTCGCCCTTTTCCATCTCGCCCGCGCCTGCGAGGTCGCCAACCGTTTGGAGGAGTCACGCAGCTGGCTCAAGGAGGCCGAGGCGAAGGGACTCAAGCCCGAGTTGCTCCACCCTTTGGAACGTCCCGATCTCAAGCAGCTTCGGGACCGCCTCCAAGCCAGTCTAGCGAATCGCTAATCTAGTCCCGTCCCCAACGGTCGAATCGACGTTCGGATTCGAGGATTGCGTCGGACTGAATCGAAGCCCACACGTTCGGCGTGGATCGCGGGGGAAAACCGATCCCCTCACATCAACATCCACCCCGCCCGATCGACGCCCGGATCGGATCGGATCGGTTCGGATTAGATTGGATCAGATCAGAGTTGAACTCGACTCCAAGACCTCAAGGGATTCCAAACCGTCGATCACCTCGGCCAATGGCGACCGATTGAGGATGGTTCACCCCCGCCGTCATTCCCGTTACGGGGGTCGGTGGGGTGAACTCAAACCCTGCCGACCCCCGATCGTAGTCATTGTCCCTACACCAGGCGCGTCCCCACGCGCCGCGCCTGCGCTCCCTCAACCGTTTTTCCCCCGCGTTCCCAACCACCCCCGCCGGTCCATGTCCAAACCTTCCCAAAGTCCCGCTGGTGGCCCTCCGCTCGGTCGGGGTTTCGGTTCCCTACCCCGTCTCGACGCGGTTCAAACTGGACGGACCCGAGCCGAGATCCCCGAATGGGATTCCTCCTTCCTGCTCAAAGCCATTCTGGGCGGCCTGCTTCTGGTGATTTTGATCCTCGGCGCGATCTTCGCGCCAGGCATCTACGACCGCTGGCGGATCCAGCGGGATCGCACGGCGGCCCTCGAAAGCTTTGACGCCGCTCTCGAACGCCGCGACTTCCAAGCCGCCCTGGAGGCTCTCAAGCCGTTTCTTACTCACCATCCCGAAGATTTCCGATCCCACGATCATCTCGCCGAGTTTCTGAACCAGCCTCCCGAATGGATGGAAACCGACCAGATTGCATCGTTGGACTCCCTGCTGCTCGACGGCTTGCGTTTCCACCCCGATCAGATCGATTGGCGTCGCGCTCTGATGACGAACGCGCTGCGACGCGGCGACATAGAAACCGCGCTGGATCAGGCCGAATGGATCGTCACCACCACAGGGGTTCCGATCGAGGTGGTGGTGGACGTGATCGACCGGCTGGAGGCTTTGGGGGACGCCCCCCTGGTTCAAGCGCGGCGACTGGCCATGCTCGAATATGCAGAGCGACAAAACCGTGAAGATCCCCAAATCCTAATCCGACTGGTTCGATACAACGCCCGAGCGCGTCGTCCCGAGGCCATGATCCGCGACCTCAAGCCTCTAGTTCGCATGCGTCCGGACGATCCGGAGCTGATCTATCTGACCGGGGTGGTTCAAAAGCTCCAGGGCCGCGAAGCGGAGGCGGCCGAACTGTTTTCCCGCGCTCGTCAGGCCGACCCCAACCTCATCGCCGCCTGGCAGGGCGAACTCGAACATCTCTTGAAGTATCAAGCTACCCGCGAACGAGGATGGCGGTTGCTAGGTCAGTTCATACAAGCACACTCCTCCAATCCTGCGGCTCATCTTGCCGAGGCGCGGGTTTGCCAGCGTCTGGACCCGGAGCGCGCCGCCCGAGCCCTGCAACGCGCCCATGAACTGGATCCCACTTCGCCTGACCCGGCGCTGGGTTGGAGCGAGGCGCTGGTCAGCGATCAACGCTTCGAGGAGGCTCTAACGCTGTTGGCGCGTTTTTCCGACCGCGAGGTGTTCGATCCCCGCTTCGCCCTGCAACGCGCTCGGATTCTCAAACGCGCCGGACGCCCTCTGGAGGCGCTGGCCGTCTTGCGAACCGCCTGCGCCCGCTTTCCCGAAGCGCGTCGGCTCCGCTTCGATTTGGCCGACCTTCTCTTGGAGTTAGACCGCCGCGAGGAACTCGATGTCGAACTGGCCCAATGGCCCAACCTGCCAGCGCTCGAGCCGCTGCAGCAGTTCTTCAAAGGAATGATCCTCGCTCGCTCGAACCGACCGGGTGAGGCCGTCGCACCTCTGACAAACGCCTTAAACTCACTGAAAGACGACTCGGAAACGGCCGTGCGCGCCGGCCTGACCCTGGCCAACTGCTTACGGCTCTTGGATCGGTTCGACGAGCAAATCCGAGTTCTGAAGAACGTGCTGGACCTGGACCCCAAGCGTTCCACCGTTCGGGCCCGGTTGGCTGATCTCATGGGGTGGAAAGGGCGTTTGGACGACGCGCTGCTTGTGGCCGCTCCCCTGGGTTCGACGTTTACCCGGGCCCGTCTTCTTCTGGCGTGGCTGGAATACGCCCGCCTGCTTGAGACCGATCCCAAGTCGCGCAGCTGGAATGGGTTCGATGCGATGTTGATTGACCTGCGCGAGGTGCTGCCAACTGATCCAGGCATGCGATTGCTCAGCATTCAGGGCCATTTGGCCCGTGGGCGTCCCGAAGCGGCCTCCGAACTTGACGAGGCGCTGCGGCGTCATCCCGATCAGGCCGCCTTCCTCGCGCTTTCCGCTGCGCTGGAGGCTCGAGCTGGACGGAGCGAATCGGCCCGCAACCGTTTGGCTCAACTGGCTCGCGCTCCCCTTGACCCGTTCGATCGCGCCTGGGGGCTAATTGCTGGGTGGTCCCAGGTGGGTGGTCCCGAGGCGGTCGCGGCCCTCAAGGACATGGTCGGGCCCGTCGAGCAACTCGCCGGCGATCGCGGCGACCGCGTACGCGCCTATTTGCTAGCGACCCTCAGCGGGTTGGGACAAGACGAGGAAGTCCGCCGGATTCTGGAACGCTGGTCCGACCAGTTCGCCGGCAACGCCCACTTGCGCCGCTTCGACCTGGCTTTCGCGTTGGAGCGGCGCGACTCCCCCCGTCTGGCTCAACTCCGCGACCACTGGCGTGCGATCGAGGGATCCGGGGGCGTTTGGTGGCGGTTGGCTGAAGCGGTTCGCCTGATCATTGAGGCCGAGACCCCGTCCTCCCCCTCGGACCAACGCGCAGAATCTCACACGGCTGGGGCCGTCGATCGGACGCCTGGTTCCCGCGTCGCCGCCGAGGCGACCGGGCTGGCTCAAGCCGACGCTCTCCTGGCCGACCTGACTCAACGTCAACCCGCCTGGTCGTTTGTGCTGACGCTCCGAGGCCGAATCGCCGCCCGCGTCCGACGTTGGGATCAGGCCATCGAGCACGCCAACCAGGCGTTGAAGATTGACCCGGATTCAGTGGCCGCCGCTGAACTGCTGCTTGGATCGTTGGCGGCTCAGGGCCGCTACGCCCAACTCGACGCCGCCCTTAACAAGTTAAGGCCCCAGATCGGCCAAACCTCTCTCATGCGGATTCTCGCCGTGGAGGCGGCCCTGGCCCGCGACGACTTGAACCGCCTAGCCGACCTTCTGATCGAGGGCGGGTCCGAAGCATTGCACCGGCACGACTCGGCGGTGCCTCCCAAGGCAATCCCCATCGACCCGTCCGACGACATCGCTCCGCTCGTGCGGGAGGGTCGCGCCTTGGAGCGGTTGGGGTTGTACGCCTCCGCTGTGGACCGTTACCGCGAAGCGATCGTCCGCGCGCGCCGCACCCAACGCCCCGACGAGGCGCTGGACGCCTGGAGCGGTTGGGCCTCCACCCTGACTCGCTACTCGGGACGGGATCAAGACGTTGCCAAAGTGCGCGAGGCCGCCGCCAAGGCGCTGAGCCCTACGGCGTTGGCGGTCCTCGACGCCCGGCTCCATCGCAACGCCGGACGACTCGACGAAGCGTCCGCCGCCCTCGAACGGGCTCGCAAGACCGCCTCGGCAGCGGAACGCGCCGAGATTCGGCTGGAAGCCTCCGAAGTTCATCTCCAGGCCGGCCGGTTCGATCAGGCCGAGTTCGAGGTGCGGGCCGTTCTGGAAGCGAACCCCCAGGACCAACCCGCCACCGCCAGCCAACTCGAACGGGCCCGCCGCCGTTTGGCCGATCTGTTGGCGCTACGCGATCGTTCCAACCCCTCCGGGACCGATCCCCAACGCGGCGCGGGGTCCGAAGCGGCCGCGGTCGCTGAGTTCATAACCGGCGTGGACCCAGCGCGTTTGACCGAGGCCCTGGAGTTAATCGCCACCAACCTGGGGCGTCCCGGTGGTCCGCTGGCCGACGACCTACGGATCCAAGCCGCCATTCTGGGACGCTTTCGGGATGGCGAGCGTCGTCGTCAGGCGATCCAACTGATCGAACAGGCCGCCATGTTCGACCCCGGACGCTCGGAGGATTGGCTCCGGGTGGCGGAGTTGGCTCGGATCAATCTCGATTGGCCCTCCGCGCGTCGCGCCTACGAACGCTACTTGAAGGAAGACCGGATCGACC encodes:
- a CDS encoding tetratricopeptide repeat protein, giving the protein MSKPSQSPAGGPPLGRGFGSLPRLDAVQTGRTRAEIPEWDSSFLLKAILGGLLLVILILGAIFAPGIYDRWRIQRDRTAALESFDAALERRDFQAALEALKPFLTHHPEDFRSHDHLAEFLNQPPEWMETDQIASLDSLLLDGLRFHPDQIDWRRALMTNALRRGDIETALDQAEWIVTTTGVPIEVVVDVIDRLEALGDAPLVQARRLAMLEYAERQNREDPQILIRLVRYNARARRPEAMIRDLKPLVRMRPDDPELIYLTGVVQKLQGREAEAAELFSRARQADPNLIAAWQGELEHLLKYQATRERGWRLLGQFIQAHSSNPAAHLAEARVCQRLDPERAARALQRAHELDPTSPDPALGWSEALVSDQRFEEALTLLARFSDREVFDPRFALQRARILKRAGRPLEALAVLRTACARFPEARRLRFDLADLLLELDRREELDVELAQWPNLPALEPLQQFFKGMILARSNRPGEAVAPLTNALNSLKDDSETAVRAGLTLANCLRLLDRFDEQIRVLKNVLDLDPKRSTVRARLADLMGWKGRLDDALLVAAPLGSTFTRARLLLAWLEYARLLETDPKSRSWNGFDAMLIDLREVLPTDPGMRLLSIQGHLARGRPEAASELDEALRRHPDQAAFLALSAALEARAGRSESARNRLAQLARAPLDPFDRAWGLIAGWSQVGGPEAVAALKDMVGPVEQLAGDRGDRVRAYLLATLSGLGQDEEVRRILERWSDQFAGNAHLRRFDLAFALERRDSPRLAQLRDHWRAIEGSGGVWWRLAEAVRLIIEAETPSSPSDQRAESHTAGAVDRTPGSRVAAEATGLAQADALLADLTQRQPAWSFVLTLRGRIAARVRRWDQAIEHANQALKIDPDSVAAAELLLGSLAAQGRYAQLDAALNKLRPQIGQTSLMRILAVEAALARDDLNRLADLLIEGGSEALHRHDSAVPPKAIPIDPSDDIAPLVREGRALERLGLYASAVDRYREAIVRARRTQRPDEALDAWSGWASTLTRYSGRDQDVAKVREAAAKALSPTALAVLDARLHRNAGRLDEASAALERARKTASAAERAEIRLEASEVHLQAGRFDQAEFEVRAVLEANPQDQPATASQLERARRRLADLLALRDRSNPSGTDPQRGAGSEAAAVAEFITGVDPARLTEALELIATNLGRPGGPLADDLRIQAAILGRFRDGERRRQAIQLIEQAAMFDPGRSEDWLRVAELARINLDWPSARRAYERYLKEDRIDLDRVASLAWEFLERGDTANASTAVRILVQRQPAMGRTRLLQARLAHAEDKRVLAMNLTNVALADDSIPLIDRARLLEQTGRLNEAIQLLEPEKLDDPAAWPDPALRRESARLLSRAGRPERLLDLIDEYLAQFDQRAQAPPSNKPLVDPALTRTLADLAAQALDRRIDLDPSQLLRFDRTLNRAISATAQDPQGIAFFNALGLLRDRQERYDEAIECFRRVRAAQPSHRQASNNLAYLLALSRRDLREASQAVNDAIQSGGPLGNLLDTRGLVALAQGRLDQAVNDFQAALNDKNDPVIRFHLAWAYFLSRNFDEAGVRLAQARRDDLLETDLHPLERPIYRKLVEDLP